From the genome of Vicia villosa cultivar HV-30 ecotype Madison, WI linkage group LG2, Vvil1.0, whole genome shotgun sequence, one region includes:
- the LOC131649536 gene encoding uncharacterized protein LOC131649536 has translation MPDLNIPESFYKTKAMISGLGLDYKKIDACPNDCMLFWKEHEKENSCTICEASRWKQNAATEGCESEQPKNDCRVPAKVLRHFPLIPRLQRLFMCSKTAESMRWHEEERSKDGKLRHPADGEAWKDFDELHPDFSSESRNVRLGLTSDGFNPFRTMSLSHSTWPVLMMVYNTPPWLSMKPEYTMLSLLIPGPKSPGNDIDVYLQPLIEELKELWESGIETYDSSMNQTFQMRAALLWTISDYPAYAMLSGWSTKGKLACACCKSNNNSLYLKHSHKTCYMDHRTFLTRTHSWRDDVKSFNGEEEHRTAPSMLNGAEILELLKDFNVMHIEKNIFDSIVGTLLDIMGKTKDHIKARYDLQEMGIRERLHPREIGGGRSEFAKACFSMTPHEKSIFCGVIKAAKLPDGTASNISKCVQVGDKKISGYKSHDAHFMLHYLLQIAVRSTMPKEVATPLIRLGSFFRSLCQKVIQVEDLDYLENEIAEILCQLEMIFPPSFFDIIVHLPIHLVNEVRLGGPVQFRWMYPTERYLCKLKNYVHNRAYPEGSIAKGYLAEEAITFCSRYLHSNVDTRFNRKSRNYDVTNSLETDPDDYFTTVGRPLGGAGKPFHLDVKSKDDAHRYILFNCNEVQIYISEHDQSVNSNTNKRKWTKAKSQSKEFSEWFKTRAQNDDVPLQLEKLSRGPNFVAKRYPGYVINGYRLHTRKRDANRKTQNSGVTLVSLTSSFASSKDGNPRTEPITYYGTIVDIIELYYYGNFNFVLFKCDWFEVEKDKYGLTCVRFNKKIYQNDPFVLPSQVHQCYYVQDPFDPNRHYALQTVPLDFFNSADPSNLQAESGENSDGDGELNWVREDIPATIAETTYEMNETESDGKDFDYDDTLFDLMD, from the exons ATGCCTGATTTGAACATTCCGGAATCATtttacaagacaaaagccatgatAAGTGGTTTAGGCCTTGATTATAAGAAGATAGATGCATGCCCAAACGATTGCATGCTATTTTGGAAGGAGCAtgaaaaggaaaattcttgcactATTTGTGAAGCTTCACGGTGGAAACAAAATGCTGCAACTGAAGGATGCGAGTCTGAGCAACCAAAAAATGACTGTAGAGTTCCTGCAAAAGTTTTGAGGCACTTTCCGTTGATTCCTAGACTACAAAGGTTGTTCATGTGTTCAAAGACAGCTGAGTCAATGAGATGGCATGAAGAAGAGCGCTCAAAGGATGGAAAATTGAGGCATCCTGCTGATGGTGAAGCGTGGAAGGACTTTGATGAGCTCCATCCAGATTTTTCTAGTGAGTCCCGCAATGTAAGACTTGGCTTAACGAGTGATGGGTTTAATCCATTTAGGACCATGAGCTTATCTCATAGTACATGGCCTGTCTTGATGATGGTATACAACACACCACCTTGGCTGTCCATGAAACCTGAATATACAATGTTGTCATTGTTGATTCCTGGACCAAAATCTCCAGGCAACGATATCGATGTTTACCTCCAACCACTGATAGAGGAGCTAAAGGAGTTATGGGAATCTGGCATAGAGACATATGATTCTTCAAtgaatcaaacttttcaaatgCGTGCAGCTCTTCTGTGGACAATTAGTGACTACCCTGCTTATGCTATGTTGTCGGGATGGAGCACCAAAGGAAAATTGGCGTGTGCTTGTTGTAAATCTAACAACAATTCGTTATACCTCAAACACAGTCATAAGACGTGTTATATGGACCACCGTACCTTTTTAACAAGAACTCATTCTTGGAGAGACGATGTCAAATCATTTAACGGAGAAGAAGAACATAGGACTGCACCATCCATGTTAAACGGGGCAGAAATTCTTGAACTCTTAAAAGATTTCA ATGTAATGCACATTGAAAAAAACATATTTGATAGTATTGTTGGAACTCTTTTGGACATCATGGGGAAGACAAAAGATCATATTAAAGCCCGTTATGATTTGCAAGAAATGGGAATTAGAGAAAGACTTCATCCAAGGGAGATTGGTGGAGGACGTTCAGAGTTTGCAAAAGCGTGTTTCTCAATGACTCCGCACGAGAAGTCAATTTTTTGTGGAGTTATAAAGGCTGCCAAGTTACCAGATGGGACTgcatcaaatatttcaaaatgtgTACAAGTTGGTGACAAAAAAATATCTGGTTACAAGAGCCATGATGCGCATTTCATGTTACACTATTTGTTGCAAATCGCAGTAAGAAGCACAATGCCCAAGGAGGTGGCAACCCCACTAATTCGTCTTGGTTCCTTTTTCCGCTCTCTCTGTCAGAAAGTTATACAAGTGGAAGATTTAGATTACCTGGAAAATGAGATTGCAGAGATACTTTGTCAGTTGGAGATGATATTTCCTCCAAGTTTCTTTGACATAATAGTTCACTTGCCTATTCACCTGGTAAATGAAGTTAGATTGGGTGGTCCTGTTCAATTTCGATGGATGTATCCCACCGAAAGATACTTGTGTAAACTTAAGAACTATGTCCACAATAGAGCTTATCCTGAAGGTTCTATTGCCAAGGGGTATCTGGCTGAAGAAGCTATAACATTTTGCTCAAGGTATTTGCATAGCAATGTAGATACAAGGTTTAATAGGAAGAGTCGGAATTATGATGTTACCAATTCACTTGAAACGGATCCGGATGATTACTTTACAACTGTCGGTCGTCCTTTAGGGGGGGCAGGCAAACCCTTTCATCTCGATGTGAAATCAAAGGATGATGCCCATCGATACATCTTATTCAATTGCAATGAAGTTCAAATTTACATCAG TGAGCATGATCAAAGTGTTAATTCAAACACTAACAAAAGGAAGTGGACCAAGGCCAAAAgtcaaagtaaagaatttagtgAATGGTTTAAAACTCGTGCCCAGAATGATGATGTGCCATTACAACTTGAAAAACTTTCTAGAGGTCCTAATTTTGTTGCAAAGAGGTATCCAGGTTATGTCATTAATGGATATAGGTTACATACTAGGAAACGAGATGCAAATCGCAAAACTCAAAATTCTGGCGTAACTTTAGTTTCACTAACTTCAAGTTTCGCTAGCTCCAAGGATGGAAATCCTAGGACAGAACCCATCACATATTATGGAACCATTGTTGATATAATTGAGTTATACTACTATGGAAATTTCAACTTTGTATTGTTTAAGTGCGATTGGTTTGAGGTTGAAAAAGACAAATACGGACTTACTTGTGTGCGTTTCAATAAGAAAATTTATCAGAATGATCCATTTGTGCTACCTTCTCAAGTTCATCAATGTTACTATGTCCAAGACCCTTTTGATCCAAACCGGCATTATGCTCTGCAAACAGTTCCACTAGATTTCTTTAACAGTGCTGACCCGTCAAACTTACAAGCTGAAAGTGGAGAAAATAGTGATGGTGATGGTGAATTAAATTGGGTTAGGGAAGACATACCTGCAACAATAGCTGAAACAACTTATGAAATGAATGAAACTGAAAGTGATGGAAAGGATTTTGATTATGATGATACCCTATTTGATTTAATGGACTAA